The genomic interval AGGGGGTTGATATCTCCGGTGAAAACGGGGAATATCATACTTTCGTGGTATCCGGGCCGATATTTAAGAAAAGGATCAACATCATAAAATCTGAAAAAATTACCCGGGACAAGCGCTGCTTTCTTGACATATCGGAGTGTGAATTAGTAGAAAACTTGTAATTAGTTAGCCACGGATTCACACAGATGAACACAGATAGGTTTAAATACAAAGAAATTATAGAACATCAATCGGTGATGATCAGCGTAGATCTGTGGCTGAATATTTATGAAAAGTTAACAATAGAAAAAAGAGTAATTCCATAATGACAGCGGCGGTTTTTCTTGGAGCATATATCGTTGATATAATAATCGGCGATCCTCGCTGGTTTCCTCATCCAGTGGTTATCATCGGCAAGTTTGTGAGGTTTTTAGAGGATAAGATTCGCGGCACTTCACTTATTGATAAAAGAAAGGGCGGAATAATTCTTTGGTTTGCCGTTGTTATCCCTGTTTATTTAATCACCTGGGGGGCGGTGGAAGGATGTCTCTTTATAAACCCCTTGTTCGGCACAATTATAACGGTTCTGCTTGCATCCTTTACTTTGGCGACCAGGTCTCTTTATGATGAAAGCAAAATTGTTTTAAATGCCTTGAACCGTGGAAACATGGAACAGGCAAGAAAGAACCTCTCCATGATCGTTGGGAGAGATACAAGAGACCTTGATGAAAAAGAGATCTTCCGGGCTGTTATCGAAACAATATCGGAAAACCTGTCCGACGGGATTATTGCTCCCATGTTCTACCTTGCCATAGGCGGCGTTCCCCTTGCCATGGCCTATAAGGCAATCAATACACTTGATTCAATGGTAGGATATAAAAATGCCGATTACAGGGATATTGGTTGGTTTTCCGCTAAAATGGATGATATGTGGAACTGGATACCGGCAAGACTCTCCGGGTTTTTTATTGTGATTGCCTCATTTGTTCTGATATACAACTGGAGGGATTCCTGGAAAATTATGAGAAGGGACGGCAGAAACCACTCAAGCCCAAACAGCGGCATGCCGGAGGCAGCGGCAGCCGGAGCCCTGAATATACAGTTGGGAGGAAAGATTCAGTATTTTGGAAAAATTTCTCACAAACCAACGATCGGCAACAGGATAAAAGAAATAGATAAAGATGATGTAAAAAAGGCATGGTTTATCATGCTCTCATCATCCCTCTTGATGACCGTTGTCTGTGTGACGACACTATGGATGATACAGTAATAAAAAGAGATCATGGCGGCAATGTTAGTGAGATTTCAAGAATCTGCGGAATCGATGAAGATAAAATCATCGACTTCAGCGCCAATATAAATCCGCTTGGATATCCGCCAGGGTTAAAAGAAACGATAATTAAAGAATTTGATTCCATATTAAATTATCCTGATATTGATTCATTTGATCTTGTTTCAAAGTTGTCGGAATACCATGGCATTAGTCGGGATTATATCCTTGCGGGGAACGGTTCCACCGAATTTATATACTGGATACCGATCCTGTTTAAACCTGAAAAAGCCCTTATTGTTACACCTGCCTTCAGTGAATACGAAAAGGGCCTTAAGATGGTCGGCACAAAAGTTTCATACTTCCAGACAGATGAAAAAGAAGATTTTTCCGTTGATATTGCCCGGCTTTGCAAACGTTTAAGAGATGGTTTTGATATCGTCTATTTTTGCAACCCCGCAAACCCTACCGGAGCTTTTATGTCAAAGGAAAATCTTTGCGGCATTATAGCTTGTGCGCAGGAAGCGGGAACATTATTTGTAATTGATGAGGCTTTTATAGATTTTGCAGAGCAGGGGTCTGTAAAAAAAGAGGTTTTAAGGTTTTCCAATCTGATAGTCTTAAGATCGATGACGAAATTTTTTGCTATCCCGGGCCTGCGGATAGGCTATGTGATTGCTTCCACGCCATGTATCGCAAAAATCAGGGAAACCAGACCACCGTGGGCGGTTAATTCGCCTGGACAAAAAGCTGCTGCTGTTGCCCTTTCAGACAGGGGTTATATCATGGATACGAGGCAATATATAACAGATGAAAGAGAGTTTTTAATGGCCTCGCTAAGTGAAATCCCAGGCCTTAAGATTTATAAAAGTGTGGCGAACTTTCTTCTCGTGTTCATGGATAACAGAATCAGCTTAAATTCCAGGGAGCTTAGAGACAGCCTGGCAAAAAACGGGGTGCTGATAAGGGATTGCAGTACATTTCAGGGCATGGGAGACCGTTATTTTCGTGTGGCTGTTAAAAAACATGAGCAGAATATAATTCTTGTCAAAAACTTGAAACAGGTCGCAAAATAAGGAGCTATGATTATATGAAAAAGATTGAAGCAAGAGTACAATTGATCCGTTATACCGGCGCTCCGGAGGAGCTGATAGCTTCTGCTGCCAAGCTCTGTTACGCAGAAGACACGGAAACAATTTTTGACCAGAAACCGGAGCAGGCAAAGAAGTTTGTTGGAATGTTGCGTAATATGGGACATATGAGTCCGATTGAGCATGCTGTTTTTACGTTTTATATCGAGGGAGTATCACGGGCAATGACCCACCAGCTTGTCCGGCACAGACTGGCCAGCTATTCGCAGCGGAGCCAGCGATACGTGACACACGGTGGTTTTGATTATATCATTCCGCCGCAGCTTAAAGGAAAGAAGGTTAAAGATAAAGGCGCAGATGTGGATGCTGAAAGGTATTTTGAGGAGACAATGGAATACCTGGCTGAGCGTTATGTTAAGCTCAATGAGGCCTTGGGAGATAAGGGGGAATCAAGTAATGAGGATGCCCGCTATATTCTTCCAAATGCCTGTGAGACCAAAATTCTGATGACCATGAACGCCAGAGAGCTCCTGCATTTTTTTGGAGAGAGGCTCTGCATGCGCGCTCAGTGGGAAATCCGCGGCGTTGCCGACCAGATGCTGATGCTTGTGAGAGAGGTATGTCCAAGTGTTTTTGATGGGGTGGGCCCAAAATGCATACGTCTTGGGAAATGCCCTGAAAAAAAGATGACATGCGGGGAGTTTGAAAAAATAAAACAACGCTATGCAAAATTAGAGGGATCGGGGACAATAAGGAAAAAATAATCAATAATTAATTGTTAAGTTAGTGCTTATGACCCCTGAACCCGATCTCCTATTGATTGGATGATTGGAGAAAAATAATGCTGGAAATATTCATTAAAGGAGGACCTGTGATTTATTCACTTTTGGCCTGTTCGATTCTTGTTTTTTGACATATTCAGGGAAAAGTGTAGCTTTAAAAATTGGTTTTAGGTGCCTTTAAGGCATAAAAGGAAATCCCGTGAAAATCGGGAGCGAGCCCGTCGCTGTAATCGGGGACGAAAACCGCAAAATGTCACTGTCCAGTTTAAGCTGGATGGGAAGGCGCGGTAAGTAGTGTGATCCGAGAGTCAGAAGACCTACCTGAAACATTGTTTGGCAACCTCGCGGACAAGGGGGGGGCTATTCATTAAAAATCTGAGGATAAAAAAGGGATATCCCCGGATCGATTAATTTCGATTCGGGGATTTTTTTTGTGAGGGAAGAAAGGAGGTTTCTTTGAAACGTTTTATTTTGTTTACGGCTGTTTTTTTCTGTGGTTTTTTGCTGGTTCTTTCATCGGTAAACAGAGCATCGGCCCAAAATGGAGATAAAGAGGTCTATAAGCTGGAAGAGGTTGTTGTAACCGCCACCCATAAAATGAAGATGCTGGATACACCGATGAGTATTTCCATTATAACAGCCGGGGAACTGGAAGAAATGGGCGCGAAAAATATTGCTGAAGCCCTCAGAAAACTACCCGGTGTTATAGATGTAAGTGCTAAAGACGATGCCGTAGCCATACGCGGCATTCAGTCCTCCATGGCTGGAGGACCTGTAATACTTATTGATGGAGTTTCCCAGAAGATAGGTGATTACAGGTTTGATCAGTTCAGTTTTATACCTGTCTCACAGGTCGAGCGGATTGAGGTCCTTCGTTCTGCCGGAATCACCTATGGCCCTGGTTCCGCACGGGGTGTTATCAATGTCATTACCAAAAAAAGCAAAAAAGCCAAGCCAATTAACCTTGATATTTCAGGAAGTTACGGTTCGTGGAACACTCATAATGAATATGCAGGATCATCCGGCAAGGTGAATCAATGGGATTATTTTGTAAATGCCGCAAATTACAGCACTGACGGGTATAAAGAGGAAAAGCAAAACAGAACCTCCGGCCTTTTGAAATTTGGCTGCAACCTGTCTGAACAAACCCGTCTTGGCATCAGCGGCAATATTCTAAAAAATCAACATGATACTGCATATGGTCTCTGGAAATATGATTATCAGCTGCAAAATTATCGGAGAGATATTCATTTCCCAAAAAGCGAAACAGACCAGAAGCTGATCTGGCATAATAAAACAGACCAGGATGTATCAATCTATGCCCTTGAGTTTTCCCATAAAGATTCTGAACTTTTTATGGATTCAGTACTCTCTTATACGAATTATAAGGAAACATATATAGATAATCATGACCTTTTTACCTCGCCAAGCACTTCGCGTGGCGAAATCGATGATAAAGACCAGGACACATATACCTTCACAGTGTCAGGAGGCTATAATTTTGAGTTTGGAGATGTCGGTTATACTCCGACTATTGGTTTAAACGTAGAAAATATCGAATTTTGCCAGCGCAGAACATACCCTTTGGATCCAACCATAAGTACTGCCGCATATGATTTTGATATTTATGAACAACAATACGGCCTGTTTTGGGATAATGACTTTCTTTTTGGGAAAAAATGGGGCTTGAAAATCGGGGCACGTGTGGATGAGGCAGAACTTAAATTTGAAGACAGAGTCCCGAATAAGGTTGACGTGGACGAGACTATGTATAGCTGGTCCGTGGCCCCTTCCTGCCACTTCAACGACAAGGCTAACGTATATGTTTCTGCAGGAAAAAATTACTGGTTCCCGACACCGAGGTATTATGCCTGGGCAGCGGAAAAAGGCGGTAATGAGAATCGGCCGGAAGACCTGAAGCCTGAAGAGTCCCTGACATATGAAATCGGATACAAACATATGATCCACAGGGTTTTTAATATCAATCTCACCGGATTTTTTACAGAATATAAAGATAAATTTGCCGGTTATTACGAAGGCTCAATCTGGAAAGGGATGAAAAATACAGGTGAAGCGGAAATAAAAGGGGTTGAACTGGAAGCAGGTGGACGAGTGCTCCCCTGGTTCGGTTATCGTTTTTCCGGAACCTATCTCAATGCTGAATGGACAAAGGGAGAAATGCGTGTTTATGACCATCCGTCAAATACGCTGGTTTTAAAGAATATTGAGGGATATGATATCATCCACATTCCCCAATACACGTATGTGGCCGGACTGGATTTTTATCCTCTGGAATGGCTTAAATGCAGTATGGATATCAATTATTATGGGTCATATTACGTGGATTATCTAAACCGGATTAAATACCCATCAAAGGCTACTGTTGACGCCAACATGTCTTACAGTTTGAAAAATTGGAAGTTTTGGCTGCTCGGCAAAAACATCTTTGATGAAGAGATTGAAAATGTTCAGAACTCAACGGGCAAACTTACGGCGGCTAATGGTGAACCCAAGAACGCCTACTATGTCAAGGACGGAGCATATTTTGAAGCGGGCGTGAGTTATCATTTTTAGGAAAGGGGAGGTCAATTTCAATGTTAAAACAACTATGGATAACCGGTATTCTGATCGCCTTTTCTGTTTTTGGGATAAAAGTGGGCTTGGGTCTGGGGGCTCAGATATACAACAGGACCGTGCCCCCTGGTAAAAAAGTCATTTTTCTTGTTGGATGCTTTTTTATCTATCTGATCCTTTTCTTTTGCCTGTATTATGTGATTACCCGTTTTAATTTATTAAATTATCTGGATCGGTTTGTAAATATGCTTCAATACGGCATGCTGCTTCATTTAGCAGTGGCTCTGGGGCTTCTTCTCTGGGGAGGCATGCTCCTTCAAAACCCTGCCGAAAATAAGCATCTTCCCCTTCGGGCCAGCTTGCTCCTGATTTTGCCCTGCCCGGTATGCGCAACGGTGATCCTGCTCAACCTCACCTTTGCCTATTCGCTTTTTACCTTATCACCGCTTTTAACCACGTTAACCCTTTTTGCCCTTTTCAGCAGCATAATTTTTGTTACATCTGCTATTATTTTCCCGTTTCGCCATAAAATCGGTTCCGGGAATTCTTTTCTGGGCTTATCCATGGCTTTAGTTGCCCTTTACTTTCTTTTTACAGTTATCATCGCACCGATTTACCCGGAAATAAAGGCTGCGTTTACCATGGCCACTTCCAACAGCCCGGTAAGTCAGGTAGACCTTTTTTACACGGCTATTTTAGGAGTGATTGTCTTTATTCTTGGATGTGCCGGATTCATAAAGACTTACATTGCAAAAGGAGGAATTAAGTGAATATCTTTCCCGCGTTTCAAACTATCCTGTACACAATTTCAACCGCCCTGCTCTATCCGGTGGTGATCATGCTCATTTTTCTGTGTCTTTGGCTGATTGTGTATGCTGGAGGATTTCTGGCTGAACTGGTAAAACGGAAACGTTTTCGTTCCGA from Anaerolineae bacterium carries:
- a CDS encoding cobalamin biosynthesis protein, which produces MTAAVFLGAYIVDIIIGDPRWFPHPVVIIGKFVRFLEDKIRGTSLIDKRKGGIILWFAVVIPVYLITWGAVEGCLFINPLFGTIITVLLASFTLATRSLYDESKIVLNALNRGNMEQARKNLSMIVGRDTRDLDEKEIFRAVIETISENLSDGIIAPMFYLAIGGVPLAMAYKAINTLDSMVGYKNADYRDIGWFSAKMDDMWNWIPARLSGFFIVIASFVLIYNWRDSWKIMRRDGRNHSSPNSGMPEAAAAGALNIQLGGKIQYFGKISHKPTIGNRIKEIDKDDVKKAWFIMLSSSLLMTVVCVTTLWMIQ
- the cobD gene encoding threonine-phosphate decarboxylase CobD, with product MVYHALIIPLDDRCLCDDTMDDTVIKRDHGGNVSEISRICGIDEDKIIDFSANINPLGYPPGLKETIIKEFDSILNYPDIDSFDLVSKLSEYHGISRDYILAGNGSTEFIYWIPILFKPEKALIVTPAFSEYEKGLKMVGTKVSYFQTDEKEDFSVDIARLCKRLRDGFDIVYFCNPANPTGAFMSKENLCGIIACAQEAGTLFVIDEAFIDFAEQGSVKKEVLRFSNLIVLRSMTKFFAIPGLRIGYVIASTPCIAKIRETRPPWAVNSPGQKAAAVALSDRGYIMDTRQYITDEREFLMASLSEIPGLKIYKSVANFLLVFMDNRISLNSRELRDSLAKNGVLIRDCSTFQGMGDRYFRVAVKKHEQNIILVKNLKQVAK
- the thyX gene encoding FAD-dependent thymidylate synthase yields the protein MEARVQLIRYTGAPEELIASAAKLCYAEDTETIFDQKPEQAKKFVGMLRNMGHMSPIEHAVFTFYIEGVSRAMTHQLVRHRLASYSQRSQRYVTHGGFDYIIPPQLKGKKVKDKGADVDAERYFEETMEYLAERYVKLNEALGDKGESSNEDARYILPNACETKILMTMNARELLHFFGERLCMRAQWEIRGVADQMLMLVREVCPSVFDGVGPKCIRLGKCPEKKMTCGEFEKIKQRYAKLEGSGTIRKK
- a CDS encoding TonB-dependent receptor, with protein sequence MKRFILFTAVFFCGFLLVLSSVNRASAQNGDKEVYKLEEVVVTATHKMKMLDTPMSISIITAGELEEMGAKNIAEALRKLPGVIDVSAKDDAVAIRGIQSSMAGGPVILIDGVSQKIGDYRFDQFSFIPVSQVERIEVLRSAGITYGPGSARGVINVITKKSKKAKPINLDISGSYGSWNTHNEYAGSSGKVNQWDYFVNAANYSTDGYKEEKQNRTSGLLKFGCNLSEQTRLGISGNILKNQHDTAYGLWKYDYQLQNYRRDIHFPKSETDQKLIWHNKTDQDVSIYALEFSHKDSELFMDSVLSYTNYKETYIDNHDLFTSPSTSRGEIDDKDQDTYTFTVSGGYNFEFGDVGYTPTIGLNVENIEFCQRRTYPLDPTISTAAYDFDIYEQQYGLFWDNDFLFGKKWGLKIGARVDEAELKFEDRVPNKVDVDETMYSWSVAPSCHFNDKANVYVSAGKNYWFPTPRYYAWAAEKGGNENRPEDLKPEESLTYEIGYKHMIHRVFNINLTGFFTEYKDKFAGYYEGSIWKGMKNTGEAEIKGVELEAGGRVLPWFGYRFSGTYLNAEWTKGEMRVYDHPSNTLVLKNIEGYDIIHIPQYTYVAGLDFYPLEWLKCSMDINYYGSYYVDYLNRIKYPSKATVDANMSYSLKNWKFWLLGKNIFDEEIENVQNSTGKLTAANGEPKNAYYVKDGAYFEAGVSYHF
- a CDS encoding DUF2162 family putative transporter, with product MLKQLWITGILIAFSVFGIKVGLGLGAQIYNRTVPPGKKVIFLVGCFFIYLILFFCLYYVITRFNLLNYLDRFVNMLQYGMLLHLAVALGLLLWGGMLLQNPAENKHLPLRASLLLILPCPVCATVILLNLTFAYSLFTLSPLLTTLTLFALFSSIIFVTSAIIFPFRHKIGSGNSFLGLSMALVALYFLFTVIIAPIYPEIKAAFTMATSNSPVSQVDLFYTAILGVIVFILGCAGFIKTYIAKGGIK